One genomic segment of Ignavibacteriota bacterium includes these proteins:
- a CDS encoding MMPL family transporter translates to MNKLLIKLLNFPYLILAVTLLLSAVFFSKMIENSRMETDLDEYMPQDHPAFVYSDKAEEWFNIKDGIIVAVENKNGVYNKETLQIIKNLTKKFQKMPQIEKEDVTSLYTADNIVGTEDGMDVKAFFTKVPESENEFNELQEKVKSNDMVYGRLVSEDETVSIIIAAINDDVFTQEFYEEILDVAKQAETENVKLHVAGRPIVEGTMALLGPADMKKMVPIVLIVIILVLYITMRSVRSTTLTMLVVLFSTLWAFGLMALVNIPIYAVSTMIPVMLIAIGVADGIHLYSHLQLFVYKNPNATKKEAVSDMLIKMWKPVVMTSVTTAIGFISLLTSQVYPIKYFGIFTAFGVMAAMVFSLVLIPAGIMIFGLPKRKFKDKKQENNQFAFSLTEKIIKHKSVSIIATIIIVAVSIVGITKVWINSSFLDKFEKDSDIVLTDEFINKHFGGTSTINLILDSKEKDAFKNPNVLKLVSTMQNDVVKTQALVGNSFSLTDYIERMNKVMHADNEEFNSIPDQKDLIAQYLLLYEMSGDPENLWKVVDYNYNKLNVNFQLKSDNSKAINSAISEIEKYKDDFKKLGIEMNYAGSGYKGLVFTDLILEGQIMSLIMSLFIVIILIAIMFKSINLGLIGSVPIIITAVLGFGIMGWMDIPLNTTTALLSSIAIGIGIDYAIHFLEQYKFYSQNNNKLLTAQNTMSHSGRAILFNAVVVIAGFLVLLFSVFPPNRELGALVSINMFISFIGTITIMMILLNMSNIYFKNKKEN, encoded by the coding sequence ATGAACAAATTATTAATTAAACTTCTTAACTTTCCATATTTGATATTGGCTGTAACCTTACTTCTCTCCGCAGTATTTTTTTCCAAAATGATCGAAAACTCACGAATGGAAACCGATCTTGATGAATATATGCCGCAAGATCATCCCGCATTTGTTTACAGCGATAAAGCGGAAGAATGGTTCAATATTAAAGACGGAATTATTGTTGCTGTTGAAAATAAAAATGGAGTTTACAATAAAGAAACTTTGCAGATAATTAAAAATCTTACAAAGAAATTTCAAAAAATGCCGCAGATTGAAAAGGAAGATGTTACATCTCTCTACACTGCTGATAATATTGTTGGAACTGAAGACGGCATGGATGTTAAAGCTTTTTTTACAAAAGTTCCGGAGAGTGAAAATGAATTTAATGAACTTCAAGAAAAAGTAAAATCAAATGATATGGTTTACGGAAGATTAGTTTCTGAAGATGAAACTGTTTCCATAATTATTGCAGCTATTAATGATGATGTTTTCACACAAGAATTTTATGAAGAAATCCTTGATGTTGCAAAACAAGCAGAAACAGAAAACGTAAAACTTCATGTTGCCGGAAGACCAATAGTAGAAGGTACAATGGCACTTCTCGGTCCAGCCGATATGAAAAAAATGGTCCCGATTGTTTTAATTGTAATTATTCTTGTTTTGTACATCACAATGCGAAGCGTAAGAAGCACAACTTTAACAATGCTCGTTGTTTTGTTCAGCACGCTTTGGGCTTTTGGTTTAATGGCACTAGTAAATATTCCAATTTATGCGGTTTCCACAATGATTCCCGTTATGCTTATTGCTATTGGCGTTGCCGATGGAATTCATCTTTACAGCCATTTGCAGCTTTTTGTTTATAAAAATCCTAATGCAACAAAAAAAGAAGCCGTTTCCGATATGCTGATTAAAATGTGGAAACCGGTTGTAATGACATCAGTAACAACTGCAATTGGATTTATTTCATTGTTAACTTCACAAGTTTATCCAATAAAATATTTTGGAATTTTTACTGCTTTCGGAGTAATGGCAGCAATGGTTTTCTCATTGGTTTTAATTCCAGCCGGCATTATGATTTTTGGTTTGCCAAAAAGAAAGTTTAAGGATAAAAAACAAGAGAATAATCAATTTGCGTTTTCTTTAACGGAAAAAATAATAAAACACAAAAGTGTATCAATTATAGCAACTATAATTATTGTTGCTGTTTCTATTGTTGGAATTACAAAAGTTTGGATTAACTCGAGCTTTCTCGATAAGTTTGAAAAAGATAGCGATATAGTTCTTACTGATGAATTCATAAACAAACATTTCGGCGGAACTTCAACAATAAATTTAATTCTTGATAGTAAAGAAAAAGACGCATTCAAAAATCCAAATGTGCTAAAACTTGTTTCAACAATGCAGAATGATGTTGTTAAAACCCAAGCGCTGGTTGGCAATTCCTTTTCTCTTACTGATTACATTGAAAGAATGAATAAAGTAATGCATGCCGATAATGAAGAGTTTAATTCAATTCCCGATCAAAAAGATTTAATAGCTCAATACTTGCTTTTGTATGAAATGTCCGGTGATCCGGAAAATCTTTGGAAGGTTGTTGATTACAATTACAACAAACTTAATGTAAACTTCCAGCTTAAAAGTGATAATTCAAAAGCAATAAATTCTGCAATTTCTGAAATAGAAAAATATAAAGACGATTTCAAAAAACTTGGAATTGAAATGAACTACGCCGGTTCCGGTTACAAAGGTTTAGTATTTACGGATTTAATTCTCGAAGGACAAATAATGAGTTTAATAATGTCACTATTCATTGTAATTATTTTAATCGCAATAATGTTTAAAAGCATAAATCTTGGATTGATCGGCTCTGTTCCAATAATTATAACAGCAGTTTTAGGCTTTGGAATAATGGGCTGGATGGATATTCCGCTAAACACAACTACGGCTTTACTTTCAAGTATTGCAATAGGAATTGGAATTGATTATGCAATTCACTTTTTAGAGCAGTATAAATTTTATTCGCAAAATAACAACAAACTTTTAACAGCACAAAATACAATGTCACATTCCGGAAGAGCAATTTTATTCAATGCTGTTGTGGTTATTGCGGGATTTCTTGTATTGCTTTTTTCAGTATTTCCTCCAAACAGAGAATTGGGTGCGTTGGTTTCAATAAATATGTTTATCAGTTTTATCGGAACAATAACAATTATGATGATTTTATTAAACATGTCAAACATTTACTTTAAAAATAAAAAGGAGAACTAA
- a CDS encoding TetR/AcrR family transcriptional regulator: MIAKDKKYNLYAQAGEIILSKGINRFNISYLCKNVSISKKTFYKDFSSKQDFLAKFYLDLLHKSYFEIISTIQNNNTFFEKFENIAKIVQKRSVYFNTNILSDIGEKFPEVLIQTNNFKQNRILPLFTLLIENAQKHNMINNFKPKTILNLFFSIISSNSIINTKCENEKIKVEFTEIFHILLKGVLTKKGKNFLNKC, from the coding sequence ATGATTGCAAAAGACAAAAAATATAATCTTTATGCACAAGCTGGGGAAATCATTCTTTCCAAAGGGATAAATAGATTCAACATCTCATATTTGTGTAAAAATGTTAGTATTAGTAAAAAGACATTTTATAAGGATTTCTCATCAAAACAAGATTTTCTAGCAAAATTTTATTTGGATTTGCTCCATAAATCATATTTTGAAATTATAAGTACAATTCAAAATAATAATACATTTTTTGAAAAATTTGAAAATATTGCAAAAATTGTTCAAAAACGATCTGTTTACTTCAACACAAATATTTTATCTGATATTGGAGAAAAATTCCCCGAAGTTTTAATTCAAACAAATAATTTCAAACAAAATAGAATTTTACCGCTTTTTACATTATTGATTGAAAATGCACAAAAGCATAATATGATAAATAATTTTAAACCAAAAACTATATTGAATTTATTCTTTTCAATTATTTCATCAAATTCAATAATTAACACCAAATGTGAAAATGAAAAAATCAAAGTTGAATTTACTGAAATTTTCCATATTCTGTTAAAAGGTGTATTAACAAAAAAGGGCAAAAATTTTTTAAACAAATGTTAG
- a CDS encoding TetR/AcrR family transcriptional regulator: MAKFTTEERQKTIIDEALNIIHEGGYESLSIRELASRVKISEPAIYRHFLNKEDIVLGILSRISNFDQKLIESVNKKIDPKEKLNEFILFHFNFLDKNKAMTSVIFSEEMFTQSKILKEKLMQIMGLRLKIIVEIINDIKSNQKVKDVDAAEIAKIIMGFIRICVLEWKLNNFSFSLKEKGENITKTFEKLIF; this comes from the coding sequence ATGGCAAAATTTACAACTGAAGAAAGACAAAAAACAATTATTGATGAAGCATTAAATATAATTCACGAAGGTGGATATGAATCTTTATCCATTAGAGAATTAGCTTCGCGTGTAAAAATAAGTGAACCGGCAATTTATCGCCATTTTTTAAATAAAGAAGATATTGTGTTGGGAATTCTTTCTAGAATCAGCAATTTTGATCAAAAATTAATTGAAAGTGTGAATAAGAAAATTGATCCAAAAGAAAAATTGAATGAATTTATTCTATTTCATTTTAATTTTCTCGATAAAAACAAAGCGATGACCTCAGTAATTTTTTCGGAAGAAATGTTTACACAGAGTAAAATTTTGAAAGAAAAATTAATGCAGATAATGGGTCTAAGATTAAAAATAATTGTTGAAATAATTAATGATATTAAAAGTAATCAAAAAGTAAAAGATGTTGATGCGGCAGAAATTGCGAAAATTATTATGGGATTTATAAGAATATGCGTGCTTGAGTGGAAGCTGAATAATTTTAGTTTTTCATTAAAAGAAAAAGGCGAAAACATTACAAAAACGTTTGAAAAGCTAATTTTTTAA